The following proteins are co-located in the Longimicrobium sp. genome:
- a CDS encoding N-acetylmuramoyl-L-alanine amidase, with product MCPAETTVPNGIGSVPVAGLPFELNDGAMIPLGEGQAVTRGWPEAIGGRPLGVTWHWTVTWDLRVCRQVLGGANPERKGQASAHYAVGRSFAEGVDRYVSLENRSWHAGVHQTLRWDGRALTDPDHKGSRSTVGVETVNIGYATSAGMAGPDWIHTAGPDGRPLVVQPWTEEQVRMMIEVGREIQRRWPHLGPEDHHGHHDVCPGHKVDVSGFPFARVLRGIYPEASIYDVWTPTATVVQRQRALAAAGCDPGPVDGVWGKDGTVALKRFQAERGLVANGYWSTFVSRALHAALAERGMDLAAAGGEPGTR from the coding sequence ATGTGTCCCGCTGAGACCACCGTCCCCAACGGGATCGGCTCCGTTCCCGTCGCCGGCCTGCCGTTCGAGCTCAACGACGGCGCCATGATCCCCCTCGGCGAGGGGCAGGCCGTCACCCGCGGGTGGCCCGAGGCCATCGGGGGGAGGCCTCTGGGCGTCACCTGGCACTGGACCGTCACCTGGGACCTCAGGGTGTGCCGCCAGGTGCTGGGCGGCGCCAATCCCGAGCGCAAGGGGCAGGCGTCGGCCCACTACGCCGTGGGACGCAGCTTCGCCGAGGGGGTGGACCGCTACGTGTCGCTGGAGAACCGCTCCTGGCACGCCGGCGTCCACCAGACGCTGCGCTGGGACGGCCGGGCGCTCACCGACCCGGACCACAAGGGCTCGCGCTCCACGGTGGGCGTCGAGACGGTGAACATCGGCTACGCCACCAGCGCCGGGATGGCCGGGCCCGACTGGATCCACACCGCCGGCCCCGACGGCAGGCCGCTCGTCGTGCAGCCGTGGACCGAGGAGCAGGTGCGGATGATGATCGAGGTGGGGCGCGAGATCCAGCGCCGCTGGCCGCACCTCGGCCCCGAAGACCACCACGGCCACCACGACGTCTGCCCCGGACACAAGGTGGACGTCTCCGGCTTCCCCTTCGCGCGGGTGCTGCGGGGAATTTACCCCGAGGCGTCCATCTACGACGTGTGGACCCCCACGGCCACGGTAGTCCAGCGCCAGCGCGCCCTGGCCGCCGCCGGCTGCGACCCCGGCCCCGTCGACGGCGTCTGGGGGAAGGACGGCACGGTCGCGCTCAAGCGCTTCCAGGCGGAGCGCGGCCTGGTGGCCAACGGCTACTGGAGCACCTTCGTCTCCCGCGCCCTGCACGCGGCGCTGGCGGAGCGGGGGATGGACCTGGCCGCCGCCGGCGGCGAGCCGGGCACCCGGTAA